ctgctgctgctgctgctccccgtCCTTCTTGTGCTGATGGTGATTTTCCCCGGCGGTGGCCTCCGCCTTGACGTGCAGCTCCTCCAGCCCCGGCACGATGGAGCAGCCCGACAGCAGCGGCGCGTAGAAGCCGTCGAAGAGCCCCCCCGCGCCGTCATGGCCGAGCCACGGCTTATTCATTTGGATCTGCGAGTGCGACCCGTAGCCGAGCCCCAGCAGCTGATCCACCTGCgcctgatgctgctgctgctggttgtgCATCTcgtaggcggcggcgttgTCGGAGACCACGGACTGCATGGCCTGATGGAACAGCCCGAGGTGGTCGCCTCCCCCGCCGGTCCCGAGCAGCAGCGACGCGAGCGAGCTGCTCCCGTGGTGGAGCCCCTGCAGCGCCGAAGACGCCGACCCGTGCGGCGGTAGCGGCAGCGAGGACGAAGCCGTGCCGccaccagcagcggcagcggcggcagagctTGACGAGACgaccctgccgccgcccccgctgGAACTCCTGGAGCGTTTGTTCTtgcggcagccgccgccgacggggaCGTTGCGGAGGGTGCCCCCGCGTGTCCAGTAGCGCTTGCACGCCTTGCAGAAGTGCCGCGGCTGcgagagggagtagttgttgTAGTAGCAGAACTTGGTGTTTGCCGAGTCGCACCGCGGGCACCGCAGCGCCTCCGCCCGCGggtccggcgccgccgctcctcctcccgccgacGAAGATCCGCCTCCGCCAACCCTCCCCGCCGGTCCGGCGTGttgcaccgccgccgcggccgctgccgcaccCCCCGCACCGGCGGCCATCAACTAATTAGTCTCTCCGAGCCTTGGATCAGCTTAGATCAGGCTGTGATGAGCTTAGAGAGCGCGAAGGAAATGGGGAAGAGCTGCTGCCTGGTGCTGGGCGGTGGCTGGCCTAGATGGGAAGGGAAGAGCAAGAGCGAGAGGGGTGGGTGGGGTTTTcagggagggggagggggaggttCGGTGACAAGAGCTAGGCAACAAAACGGGCGTGCAGGTATTATTGCGAGCTGATGGTGATACTACTACTCGATCTCTGCTCTTCTTTCCTTGGCTTCCACACAGCACAGCGCGACAACGCACACGCAGGAATTACGTAGTCGCTAGACTAGACAGGGAAGAAGCGGTCTCGCACGCAGCCTTAACCTCCGTTTATATAGAGCAAGTGCAGCGCGACGAGGGGAGCGATCCACACAAAGCCGTGCCTGCTTCCTGCCTGCCCGGTCGGGCCCCACATGCTACGAGATGTGTATAAAACTTGCGTCGCTTGTGTGGATCAATACATGCGTCGCTGAATTGCCGTTGTAGAAAATATTTACGCGTGCTTACACTAtgtgttactccctccattcctaaatatttgccgtggttttagtgcaatgtcgtgattttagtgaaaatttgcactaaaaccacgacaattATTTAGTAACGAAGGGGGTAGTAATGTGTAGAGGCGTAGGTATTGGTATGTGTGTACGTATATACGTGGGCATGGTGTACTGGCGATGTGGGTTGTTGTTTGTTGCTTTTGATCAAATTAATTGACTGGCGCACTATGTACAATGTATACTTATATAATTTGCTTTTGGGGATTTAAGGAAATGTGTAACGCATGTTTTGTGCGCATTGATCTATAACGCGTGTTTTGACAAACtcgagacattttttgttggacggagggagtatcaaatttgattggatgtatctatttctaaaaatcatctagatacatgtaatatttcgacaaaaattacgAAACAGAGCGAGAATGTATCAAAACTATCGACGTACTGGGGTTCCACGTACTCGTGTACGTACCACGCTACAACGACAAGCGGCATTGGAACCTGGCCTTTGGTGGATTGGTGGGGACAAGCTGAAGTCAATTGGATGCTTTGATCTACGTACCATATGTCTTGACatgaaggagggagtattaactGAACTTGTTGTCGTCTtttatctctttttttatgTCGCTTTAACCCTATACACGACATAGATACTTGGTGCTAAAGTTGAGATGTTGGAATTATGGTGATACTTTTTTTAACGGGGAAAGAATTGAGGTGAACTTACATATGTATGTTTATGTGAGTTATGACATAGATAAGTGGTTCGTGTTACAAACACCAAAAGTAGAAATCACATGAAACATGAAATGCTGCTGCAACATAATTAATGTAATTATTAAATTGCTATTGAAGTACTTACGCTTGTTTGTTATAGCATACTAAAATTCTAAGCTAGCAGCGTGCAGTACGAACCAATTTTTGATCGGTGCTCAATTTCTCTATCTCTTTCCTCTTGTCATATGAAACTCCTATCTTACTACCGATATTTAAGTAGTCttacattaaaaaaatgcaataaGATAAGACTGCAAAACATCTTCCAGATATCACAGCTCCACGGATAAAACTGCAAAACAACTATGCCGTATTAATTTTACAGCTTTTAGAAAGTTACTTCCAACATTATCCTTTGTGGACATGTACTGTTTCAGACTTTATTTCTGTGTTGTGTTCTCAGACTGAAACAATGACTGCTTACtgctctctccgttccataattcttgtcgaattCTTActtgtatctagacaccttttatgaatagatacatccatttttgagcaaatttgagacaaaaattatgaaacggagagagcaGTAGTATTACTGTTGAACCGGCATATGTTGATAAGAAAGTTGTCAATTCGATCTCACATATGTGTACATATATAATTGTCCTATGAGATCTACAATCCTTGTAGGACCACAGCACTCCTGATACTCTAAATAGTAAAGCATCAGCTCGTACACAGCACCAGTACAACACTCGATCGATCTAGCTACTAGATAAGCAAAAAGAAATGTTAGTGATGGTCGGTCAGAATCCCGAGGCAGCGCAAGCTAGAGAAGTTTTTCGCGGCTCCCGAGAAGAACAATTCCTCACTGTTGCAGTcacttctctctctctgttgctttttctcttttattgTTTTCGTATTGTTTTCTCTTGCTTCGTGGGGGCCAGAGTGTTTGAGATGGTCCAAAAAATGCACGGAAGCAGTGGAAATGAGAATTCCCTGGAGGGAAAACGACAACTCATGCATCGCCATCCACTATTCATCGGTCGGCAGATTGGCACGCCGGGCCCGGGATGTCTGTGCGGGACCCAACTGCAGCGGATTGATTGGAGCCGTCCGATCAGCTTCGCCGAGTCATTGCGTGCATGCAAGAGGCCGGCCGTGTGAAAAGAGAGATCACTTCGATCACCCATGTAAATATGTGGTTCGATTATCAGCCGTACGCGACAATGTTAATCGTTAGTTTAGCCTCAGTGCTTTTTTCATTTGAAAGATTTTTTATAGCAATTTCAGGCCTTCTTTGATCCGGGTGGTCCTCATCAGTGGCACACGCAGTTTTTCAATATTGGGTGGGCCGACACTGAGCTTTTAATATTAGCCGAGAGAAAGACATTGTGGTTaattctactttttttttaaactctGTGGATGAAAATGATTTGAAAAATTACTGGGTGGGGTATGCCCCACCCAAACACCCAGCTGGGTCCGCCAGTGGTTTTCCTGGTGTTCGATTGCAGGCGTTTGCTTCATGTGCGCGAAGCCACATCGATCGTGCGGCTGGGAGAACGCATTGGGGGCTGTCAAGTGGCCCTACGCGACGGATGGCGGTTGACCCAATAATAGGTTGGTTGAAGGCAAATCGGCTGCAGCGATGGCTGATCCTTTGGTTGTTGTATGGATCCAGGGACGATGATTCGGATCGAGACACGACcctcaatttttgtccctcCCTTTCCTTGTGATGGGAATCAGCGATGGTGCGGCAACAATCAAGTGTGGCTCGGACAAAGGCGTCCTTAAGCCTGCTTCCATAGTTTTCTCCTATATACGATGCAAGCTGGATTGGGGCCTTCATAGTGttgggagctagctagcacagTTTGCGGGTGACCGCTGGTAAAGGGGTTGATGGCGATATCGATGTCGAGAACAAGTATATGCTTTCTCTAGGTAAAAAACCATGCATGATCTCGTCTCCCTGGGTAAAAACTCACGATCTCGTCTCCCTTGGTAGATCAGGTTGCGTCAACGTACCTGCATCATGGCCCTTGTTGTAACTGTCTTCGTGGATGATAATCCCAAGTTCGACTGTATGGATTGGACCCGTCAACTTTGAGAATCCCTTCTTATCGATGTTTTCATGAAGTACCATGCTCATTGTTGGGCTCCAATGTTGTTCTTTGAGTGGATTGTCCCCAACAATAAGTTATGGCAGGTGATGGAGATCGGTAGTTGTCGCTAGGCTAAAGATGATGGTTTTggattttatttcttttctatAAGCAGATTTATTCGGCCTTGGTGAAGTAATAATAACACTATAGTGCTGTGTGCAGCCCAAGAGGTtaactaaaaaagaaaaatctctattttgttttgtccATGTTGGAGGGACTGATGACGTGGTATTCCGTGTCGCCATATTATGCAACCGAACATTCCTCGTGGCGTTTCGTTCTGCAATTTTGGAATCCGTGAATCGAAGAAGAGACACGGTGGATCATCCTAGGCGCTAGATGGGCATGGTTCTGGATGGATCCGGGGTCAGGAGATGCTTCCCCGGCCAGTGAGCTGCCCGCGCCCGGAGTGAGTGAGATCGAAGCCGGCCGTTAGAGAGACCGGGTACGGGGAG
This is a stretch of genomic DNA from Brachypodium distachyon strain Bd21 chromosome 1, Brachypodium_distachyon_v3.0, whole genome shotgun sequence. It encodes these proteins:
- the LOC100841784 gene encoding dof zinc finger protein DOF1.4 yields the protein MAAGAGGAAAAAAAVQHAGPAGRVGGGGSSSAGGGAAAPDPRAEALRCPRCDSANTKFCYYNNYSLSQPRHFCKACKRYWTRGGTLRNVPVGGGCRKNKRSRSSSGGGGRVVSSSSAAAAAAGGGTASSSLPLPPHGSASSALQGLHHGSSSLASLLLGTGGGGDHLGLFHQAMQSVVSDNAAAYEMHNQQQQHQAQVDQLLGLGYGSHSQIQMNKPWLGHDGAGGLFDGFYAPLLSGCSIVPGLEELHVKAEATAGENHHQHKKDGEQQQQQSGGSWEQHPNSSSSNVEACNNNIMASEALMAAMNPAAAVSSNAATAPTTVSSSQLMYWGNGGGAPAAWPDIGANCGSSIATFF